The Algoriphagus halophilus sequence TTTGGAAATACTCCAGTCATCAAAGGATTAGATGTCTCTTTTGTGGCTAGAAACTTGGCTATTTTGATGAGAAAAGCCAAGAATATTGATCCAGAGGCTAGCTTTGGTTCCAATATCAACTACACAGGTATAGAAGGTACTTCTCTTCCAAGTACAAGATCTTTCGGTTTCAACCTGAACTTTAAACTGAACTAATTATGAAAAAAATATATAGCATATTGTTATCAGGCCTTCTCTTAACAGCTGCTGGTTGTGATGGGGATTTTTCCGATATCAATACCAACCCAAACAGTGCAGGTTCCAATGTTTTTGATCCTAACCTGATTTTACCAACTGTTTCTTATAACTATGGAAACATGATGACTGGTTATACCGGTGCCATCTTGTTTCAGAGTATGTGGGTACAAGTGATGGCTTCTACTTCTACAGGAGGTGCCAATTATTATTCTAATGCAGATAAATACGTGGCATCAGGTAGTACCAACAGTTATATCCAAAATGTTTGGAATAATGGGTATGCATCTGCTTCTAGAGTGTACCAAATGCAAAAACTAGCTGAAGAAAAAGGATTTAATAATCTTCAGGCTGTAGGTACCATTTGGAAAGTCTTGACACTGTCATTTGTGTCGGATATTTATGGGGATATTCCTTACAGCGAGGCATTACAGGCGGAAGATGGAATTACAACTCCTGCTTATGATTCACAGTCTGCTGCTTATACAGCGATGCTTTCTGATCTAGACAATGCCATTTCTTCCATATCAGATTCAGGTGATCCTATCAGAAATGATGTGCTTTATGGAGGTGATTTGGCGAAATGGAAAAAGTTAGGTTATTCCATTATGTTAAGAATGGCCATGAGATTGGTGGACGCGGATCCTTCAACTGCCCAGACCTATGTTACAAAGGCAGTTTCAGGAGGTGTATTTACATCTCCAGCTGATGAGGCTGTACTGGTTTCAGATCAAAATAATGGCTATTCAAATTCTAGTGCCAATGCACTGAATGTAACTGACGATGTGTATGAAGTTCGCTGGTCTGATAATTTAATTGATTTCCTAAAATCTACAAATGACCCTAGGTTGCCAATTGTTGCAGAGGTACCTGCTGCTGGTCTTGCCGCAAATAGAAGTGCCGCAGCTGGAAATAGTGACCCAGCTGTACAAATTGGACTTCCTAACGGTTATGATTTGAGAGGTGGAAGTACTGATGTTTCAAATGAGCCAAATTATCCAGGCCCTACTGGTTCTGGTGATGACGTAGCACCAATTGGTGCTTATTCAAGACCAACAGCCATTTACAGAGATCGAAATGCTCCTGTATTCATTCTGACCTATGCTGAAATCCAATTGCTATTGGCTGATGCTGCAGCAAGAGGTATTAATGTTCCAGGTTCTGCATCAAGTTATTATGCAGCAGGAGTTGAAGCAGCATTGACTTCCATTGGTAAATTTGGAGGAGGAAGTGTTTCAGCTGGGGATGCGGCAGCTTATGCGGCGGCAAATCCATTGGATACTAGCAGTTCTTCCGCTTCTTTGAAAATGATCAATGAGCAAATCTGGGCAACTACTGGATTGTTTGCAAATTTCGTTGAGTCTTGGAACAATTGGAAGCGTTCTGGATATCCAGAGCTAACTCCTGTAAACTACACAGGAAATTTCTCAGGAGGCCAAATTCCAACAAGACAGGTTTATCCTGCTTCTGAGAGTACTACAAACCCAGAAGGCCTTGCTAATGCAATTTCTAACATGGGTGGTGATACTTGGACCACTAAAATGTGGTGGGATAAATAACAAATAAAAATCTTCATAGATAGATTACCGAAAGGGGTTTTGATTAAGTTCAAAACCTCTTTCACTTTATATACTTTAATAAAATTCAAATGCGGCTTCTGCTTTCAGAAATTACAAATTGATTAGGAATGCTGGAATAATCTCTTTTTAGAAATGATCCGTAGAGAATATCTTTAAGAAATGATACAAATTGGAGTAGATATCGGAGGCTCACATATTTCAGCTGCAAAAATTAAGTTAGGAAATAGAACTTCCGATTGTTATGATGTTTACGAAGCTGATGTAGATACTTTTGGGGATCAAGAGTCCATCATTTCCGCTTGGACTAAGATAATTAAGAAGGCTGCAGGAAATGCAAAAGAATTTCAAGTAGGAATAGCCATGCCTGGTCCCTATGACTATCAACAAGGGGTTTCTTTAATCAAAGACCAAGGCAAGATGGCTTCTCTTTACCGGCATTCCGTCAAGAATTTACTTGCAGAAAGCTTAGGGATCCATCCTTCCAATCTAGTCTTCACCAATGATGCTGAGGCGTTTTTAATAGGAGAAAGTTTTGCCGGGGCTGGAAGAGCATTTCAAAATTCAATAGGCATCACCTTGGGTACAGGGCTTGGTTCTGCCATAAAAGTTTTGGATGTCGTCAAAGATGCCAAACTTTGGACCGCACCATTTAGGGATGGAATCGCAGAGGATTACTTAGGGACAGCTTGGTTCAAAAATTTTGCTTTGACGAAGTTTGGACTTGAAATAGAAGGAGTAAAAGACCTGATTTCACCAGAATTTGATCCAGAGGTCTCCCATCAGC is a genomic window containing:
- a CDS encoding ROK family protein, giving the protein MIQIGVDIGGSHISAAKIKLGNRTSDCYDVYEADVDTFGDQESIISAWTKIIKKAAGNAKEFQVGIAMPGPYDYQQGVSLIKDQGKMASLYRHSVKNLLAESLGIHPSNLVFTNDAEAFLIGESFAGAGRAFQNSIGITLGTGLGSAIKVLDVVKDAKLWTAPFRDGIAEDYLGTAWFKNFALTKFGLEIEGVKDLISPEFDPEVSHQLFTSFGKAFGEFLFPYLSRLHSEGVVLGGKISLAADYFLPSTQSYLETMGYPVPFTISELGEKAALIGACLPFYTE
- a CDS encoding SusD/RagB family nutrient-binding outer membrane lipoprotein; translated protein: MKKIYSILLSGLLLTAAGCDGDFSDINTNPNSAGSNVFDPNLILPTVSYNYGNMMTGYTGAILFQSMWVQVMASTSTGGANYYSNADKYVASGSTNSYIQNVWNNGYASASRVYQMQKLAEEKGFNNLQAVGTIWKVLTLSFVSDIYGDIPYSEALQAEDGITTPAYDSQSAAYTAMLSDLDNAISSISDSGDPIRNDVLYGGDLAKWKKLGYSIMLRMAMRLVDADPSTAQTYVTKAVSGGVFTSPADEAVLVSDQNNGYSNSSANALNVTDDVYEVRWSDNLIDFLKSTNDPRLPIVAEVPAAGLAANRSAAAGNSDPAVQIGLPNGYDLRGGSTDVSNEPNYPGPTGSGDDVAPIGAYSRPTAIYRDRNAPVFILTYAEIQLLLADAAARGINVPGSASSYYAAGVEAALTSIGKFGGGSVSAGDAAAYAAANPLDTSSSSASLKMINEQIWATTGLFANFVESWNNWKRSGYPELTPVNYTGNFSGGQIPTRQVYPASESTTNPEGLANAISNMGGDTWTTKMWWDK